A DNA window from Zingiber officinale cultivar Zhangliang chromosome 3A, Zo_v1.1, whole genome shotgun sequence contains the following coding sequences:
- the LOC122052490 gene encoding mitogen-activated protein kinase kinase kinase 5-like gives MKEVNIIPDDPKLAECLKQLEQEIKFLSQFKHSNIVQYYGMETIEDHLYICLEHVHPGSINKYVRQYCRAMTESVVHNFTHNILG, from the exons ATGAAAGAAGTTAATATAATTCCTGATGATCCCAAATTAGCTGAATGCTTGAAGCAGTTAGAGCAG GAGATAAAGTTTCTTAGTCAATTTAAGCACTCTAATATTGTTCAATACTATGGGATGGAAACA ATTGAGGATCACCTGTACATTTGTTTAGAGCATGTCCACCCTGGATCAATTAATAAATATGTTCGCCAGTATTGTAGAGCTATGACAGAATCAGTGGTGCACAATTTTACCCATAATATATTGGGCTGA